The following coding sequences are from one Nilaparvata lugens isolate BPH chromosome 4, ASM1435652v1, whole genome shotgun sequence window:
- the LOC111059320 gene encoding protein farnesyltransferase subunit beta has translation MDSQQSNLFDELDKISSEFKLESMDEEGVRTHTSSEQIKVEIVIKSLFNFFLKKAEIDPEAPVLHRELHLSYLKQSLCYLPSHFAYMDASRTWLCYWITHSMELLDFKLPADDKSHIARFLAKCQGPDGGFGGGPGQFGHLAPTYAAVNTLCTLGTEEAYKAIDRKKLLEFLWSVRQPNGSFGMHVGGEIDVRGVYCAVSVARLTNIYSDALFDNSAEWIISCQTYEGGFSGSPGHEAHGGYAFCALAALCLLYKEHLCDIKSLLRWTVNRQMRLEGGFQGRTNKLVDGCYSFWQAGAMPLIQGILAKNGTDEPVMNEVDNWLFNSRALQEYILIYCQTPNGGLIDKPGKSRDLYHTCYTLSGLSIAQHQPSNTPTIVGTPRNLLKTVHPTFNIESEKLQSASLYFSQLPSDFL, from the exons ATGGATAGTCAACAGAGTAATTTATTTGATGAACTAGATAAAATAAGCTCCGAGTTTAAACTAGAATCCATGGATGAAGAAGGAGTTCGGACACATACTTCATCTGAACAG attaaagttgaaattgTTATCAAAAGTCTATTCAACTTTTTTCTAAAGAAGGCTGAAATCGATCCCGAAGCTCCAGTTCTGCACCGAGAACTGCATCTCAGTTATTTAAAGCAATCATTATGCTATCTTCCATCCCATTTTGCA TACATGGATGCCAGTCGGACCTGGCTCTGCTATTGGATTACGCATTCAATGGAACTATTGGATTTTAAGTTGCCAGCTGATGATAAATCACACATCGCTCGGTTTCTAGCCAA ATGCCAGGGCCCAGATGGAGGGTTTGGAGGAGGTCCCGGACAATTTGGGCATTTAGCTCCAACGTATGCGGCCGTCAACACTCTTTGCACATTGGGTACGGAAGAGGCTTACAAAGCTATAGACAG AAAGAAACTACTTGAGTTCTTGTGGTCAGTGCGTCAACCGAATGGGTCGTTCGGGATGCACGTGGGAGGAGAGATCGATGTGAGAGGTGTCTACTGCGCAGTCTCAGTGGCGCGACTCACCAACATCTACTCGGATGCCTTGTTCGACAACTCGGCCGAGTGGATAATCAG TTGTCAGACGTATGAAGGCGGTTTTTCTGGATCTCCTGGCCACGAGGCGCATGGCGGTTATGCGTTTTGTGCATTAGCAGCACTCTGCTTGCTCTATAAAGAGCATCTCTGTGATATCAAATCTCTTCtt AGGTGGACTGTCAACAGACAGATGCGACTGGAGGGGGGCTTCCAGGGCAGAACCAATAAGCTAGTGGATGGGTGTTACTCGTTCTGGCAAGCCGGAGCAATGCCCCTCATCCAAGGCATTCTTGCCAAAAATG GGACTGACGAACCTGTGATGAATGAAGTAGATAATTGGTTGTTCAATTCTAGAGCTCTACAAGAATATATTCTGATTTACTGTCAAACTCCCAACGGGGGTCTCATCGATAAACCTGGAAA GTCAAGAGATTTGTATCATACCTGCTACACTCTGAGTGGTCTTTCGATAGCTCAGCACCAGCCTTCAAACACTCCCACTATTGTTGGGACGCCCAGAAATTTATTG aAAACTGTGCACCCGACATTCAACATTGAATCAGAGAAATTGCAGAGTGCATCATTGTACTTCAGTCAACTTCCATCCGACTTCCTCTGA